One Kryptolebias marmoratus isolate JLee-2015 linkage group LG21, ASM164957v2, whole genome shotgun sequence DNA segment encodes these proteins:
- the sulf1 gene encoding extracellular sulfatase Sulf-1 isoform X3, producing the protein MDGKSILKLLEQERTGNRFKPNRKPKVWRDTFLVERGKILRKKDDSISTQHTNSLPRHKMIKATCQQAEFPMSCEQPGQKWRCVEEISGKWRLQKCKSGSKDSSRKRTHSLKPRSSYDNREKECDCEDALYKPSKADRRSQRQSSGQRFRPRFVHTRPTRSLSVEFEGQIYDIDLQADDQSAIRRRIISKRHYSSDDSELNLGSDEGSEEMLADDTNTVGYPNSLKVTHKCYILMNDSVHCEREIYESSRAWKDHKSYVDQEIEQLQGKIKNLREVKGHLKRTRPDECDCGKSFYNKGLRNKAERLKNRNDQLHPFKEAAHEIDAKAQLYNEIRRRKKERKEKKRQRKGDDCSLPGLTCFTHNNDHWQTAPFWTLGGFCACTSSNNNTYWCLRTINETHNTLFCEFSTGFLEYFDLNSDPYQLTNVVFSVDQEVLSSLHAQLMEMRSCQGYKQCSPRPKGLDAALSRHGTDDRVKLPNLTDEEVNWQALEDLYSINESLYECRPDYSPSPDNWANFQKDVDKMFALRHVLNRNNQTQTLDNSTLPELGSGAGGGGLEEGSGEELASTGDVWSGPVATPVPSRTPPALPTPGKQLDPAANDLPESSAVRRLGGSAPSGRAEVAFRSDVRQLEEMEEEETFSGNGMTELETQHGAIMRTHTSLQAQLEPKLEGANSPHGPGHRLDPDEEDIFQAQGFIPFYPQSLRPKVQARTPTQTVGVMLNAPPQPSLPLSLDYEGSGCDLALYK; encoded by the exons ATGGATGGAAAGTCCATCCTTAAGCTGCTGGAACAGGAACGGACTGGCAATAG attcaAGCCCAATCGAAAACCTAAAGTCTGGAGAGACACATTCCTGGTGGAGCGAGG TAAGATCCTGAGGAAGAAGGACGACTCCATCAGCACTCAGCACACCAACAGCCTTCCCAGGCACAAGATGATCAAGGCGACATGCCAGCAGGCCGAATTCCCAATGTCGTGCGAACAACCTGGACAG AAATGGCGCTGCGTGGAGGAGATCTCGGGGAAGTGGAGGTTACAGAAGTGTAAAAGTGGCTCAAAAGACAGCTCCAGGAAGAGGACGCACAGTCTGAAGCCCCGCAGCAGCTACGACAACAGAGAAAAGGAGTGTGACTGCGAGGATGCTCTGTACAAACCATCTAAAGCCGATCGGCGCTCCCAGCGGCAGTCATCGGGCCAGC GTTTTCGCCCTCGCTTTGTCCACACCCGGCCCACCAGATCGCTGTCCGTGGAGTTCGAGGGCCAGATATACGACATCGACCTGCAGGCGGACGACCAGTCAGCCATCCGCCGCCGCATCATCTCCAAACGCCACTACAGCTCCGACGATTCGGAGTTGAACTTAGGTTCTGACGAAGGTTCAGAGGAAATGCTGGCAGATGATACCAACACGGTGGGATACCCGAACTCCCTGAAAGTTACACACAA atGTTACATCCTGATGAACGACAGCGTCCACTGTGAGCGAGAAATCTACGAGTCCTCCAGAGCGTGGAAAGACCACAAGAGCTACGTGGACCAGGAG ATTGAACAACTTCAAGGCAAAATCAAGAACCTTCGAGAAGTCAAAGGCCATCTGAAGAGGACGCGACCAGATGAGTGTGACTGTGGAAAGAG ttTTTACAACAAAGGACTCCGAAACAAGGCGGAAAGACTGAAGAACAGGAATGATCAACTTCATCCGTTTAA GGAAGCCGCCCACGAAATCGACGCGAAGGCCCAGTTGTACAACGAGATCCGCCggaggaagaaggagaggaaggagaagaAACGCCAGAGGAAAGGAGACGACTGCAGCCTGCCAGGCCTCACCTGCTTCACACACAACAACGACCACTGGCAGACCGCTCCCTTCTGGACAC TGGGCGGGTTCTGTGCGTGCACCAGCTCCAACAACAACACCTACTGGTGCCTGAGAACCATCAACGAGACCCACAACACGCTCTTCTGCGAGTTCTCCACCGGCTTCCTCGAGTACTTCGATCTCAACAGTGACCCCTACCAG CTGACCAACGTGGTGTTTTCGGTGGATCAGGAGGTCCTGAGCTCGCTCCACGCTCAGCTCATGGAGATGAGGAGCTGCCAAGGCTACAAGCAGTGCAGCCCTCGCCCTAAAGGCTTGGACGCAG CACTCAGCCGGCATGGGACGGACGACAGGGTTAAGCTGCCCAACCTGACCGATGAGGAGGTGAACTGGCAGGCTCTGGAGGACTTGTATAGCATAAACGAAAGCCTGTATGAATGTAGGCCTGACTACAGCCCCAGCCCAGACAACTGGGCTAACTTCCAGAAGGACGtagataaaatgtttgcactgaGACACGTTTTAAACCGAAACAACCAAACCCAAACGCTCGACAACTCCACCCTGCCAGAGCTGGGCTCTGGGGCCGGGGGTGGAGGCCTCGAAGAGGGCAGCGGGGAAGAGCTGGCCTCCACCGGCGACGTCTGGTCGGGCCCGGTCGCCACCCCCGTCCCCAGCAGAACGCCACCGGCACTGCCCACACCGGGAAAGCAACTGGATCCCGCTGCGAACGACCTCCCCGAGAGCAGCGCCGTGCGCAGACTCGGGGGGTCGGCTCCGTCGGGCAGAGCGGAGGTCGCCTTCCGGAGCGACGTGCGGCAgctggaggagatggaggaggaggagacgttCAGTGGGAACGGAATGACAGAGCTGGAGACGCAACATGGCGCCATCATGCGTACTCACACCAGCCTGCAAGCCCAACTAGAACCCAAGCTCGAAGGGGCCAACAGCCCACACGGTCCCGGCCACAGGCTGGACCCTGACGAAGAGGACATTTTCCAGGCCCAAGGCTTCATCCCTTTCTACCCGCAGAGCCTGAGGCCGAAGGTGCAGGCCAGAACCCCCACCCAGACTGTCGGGGTGATGCTGAACGCCCCCCCTCAGCCGTCTCTGCCCCTCAGCTTGGACTACGAGGGCAGCGGctgtgacttggcgctatataaataa